A segment of the Acidimicrobiales bacterium genome:
GGAAGTCGTCGTTCCGACGACGACACGGGGCGACTCACCGCCGGAGTGGGTGACGAGCGCGGTCAGCGACAGCACCAACAGGACCCCGACTCCCACCGTGATCCGCCTCACCGGGGCCCACTGTAGGACGGACGGTACCGCCCCGACCAGCACCGGGCCGGCGGTCAGAGCGGCGCCAGGGGACGGTCGTGGCGCGCCGCCGCCGCGATCTCCTCCTCCAACGGCCACGGGTTCGGGAGGCAACCGTCGAGCTCGGTGCTCTGCTGCGCCATTAGAGGGGCGGGCTGGCCCGGACGGGGGCACTGGGGCTTCGGGTGGGGCTGTCCGAGCAGGTGGCCGAACTCGTGGTTCACGAGCATCTGCCGGTAGGTGTGGAGGTCCCCGGTCCACTGCGGGGTCGCCTCCCGCCAGCGCTCGGCGTTGAGGGCGACGGTCTCGCTGCGCTGGCAGGAGTACTCGCCATAGGTGTCGTGGGGCAGGCACAGCCGGTCGACCTCGGGCCCCTCGGCCAGGACGACGAGGTATGGGGCGTCGTCGCGACGGACCAGGCGGAACCCGGCCCTCGTCCAGCCACGCGGATCCAAGAGGGTGGCCTCGACCTCGGCCTCGAACCCTTCGGTCGCCGCGTCCTCCACGCGCCGCTCGATGCGGAAGGCCACCTCCACGATGGCCGGCGGCGACGCGACGGCGGTCGCCGCCGTCGTCGTGTGAGCCGCCGTCGGCCCTGCCCGCGCAGGGACGCGGCCCATCGTTGCCGGCGCCGCCGCCGGCGCGCTCGTGGGGGTAGGCGCCGGGACCGGCGACGAGGACGAGGTGGCCGCCGGCCGGGCCGCCGTGGTGGTCTCCGCCGGTCGGCGGTGGGCGGGCGCGGTCGCCTCCCGCCCTCCCTGGTCGCCACAGGCCGCCAGCGCCAGCCCGGCGGCCAGACCCGCCACTGCTGGCCACCGCCCCCGCCTGCGCATGTCCCCACCATGCCCCAACGGGTGGGGTGGCGACGGCAGGCGCCGCCGCGTGCCAGCATGACGGTGTGGGCCAGTCCCTCGTGCGGGACGGGCTCGAGTTGCTCTTCGTGGTCGCCGTCGGCGGCATGGTGTGGTCGGCGGTCCAGCGGCTGCGCGCCGGTCGCATCGAGGTGTACCGCTGCGGGACGTGCGGGCGGCCGGCCTCCCGGGCCTATCCGGACTGCACCCGCTGCGGCGCACCGCTTCCGCGCTGAGGCGCCGGCTACGCCCAGGCTGTCGACCACTCGTAGAGTGGCGCCGTGAAGCGCCACGGACCGAGGCGGCGGACGACGGCGGCCATCGCATGGCCCGCCTGAGCGCCTCCGCCGCCGAACCGCTGCCCCAGGGCGACGCCAAGGTGCAGGCGGTGCGCGAGATGTTCGACGCCATCGCGCCGAGGTACGACCTGGTCAACCGGATCATGACGTTCCGCATGGACGTGGGGTGGCGCCGGGCCACGGTGCGCAGCCTGGGCCTGTCGCCGAGCTCGGTCGTGGTTGACGTGGCCGCCGGCACGGGAGACCTGTGCCGCGAGCTCGAGCACGCCGGCCTGCACGCCGTGGGCGTCGACATGTCCTGGGGGATGCTGGCCCACGCCGCCACCGACGCGCCCCTTGTCCAGGCCGACGCCCTGCGGCTGCCGTTCCCGGACGGGTCCGCCGGGGGCCTCACGTGCGGCTTCGCCCTGCGCAACTTCGTCGACCTCGGCGCCTTCGTGGCCGAGGCAGCACGCGTGCTGCGCGCCGGTGGACGGCTCGGGCTCCTCGAGGTCGCCGCCCCGGCCAACCCGGTGCTGCGGTGGGGCCACGGCGTCTACTTCGGCCACGTCGTCCCCCGGATCGGGGGCCTCCTGTCCGATGCCCCCGCCTATCGCTACCTCCCCCGTTCGGTGGCCTACCTGCCACCCACACCGACCCTGCTGAAGATGATCCGTGACGCCGGCTTCGCCGCCGTGGAACGACGCCTGCTGAGCGGCGGCATCGCCCAGCTCGTCACGGCCACGAGGGCGGGTCGGTGACGCCCGGCGCCCGGTCGGGCTCGGTCGACACGAGCAGCCCGACGCGGCCCGACGTCGAAGTCGCCCGGGCGGCAGGGCTGGTGGCGCGCACGGTCGCCATCCCGGATGACGACGTCGATCTCCTCGACTTCGCCGGGGACGACGGCCTGCTCTTCGAGCGCGAAGGATGCGGCCTGGCCGGACGGGGTGTCGCGCTTCGGGTCGATGCGGCCGCCGCCGACGACGTCCTGGCCGCCATGACGTCCCGCGACGACGTCGGCCGCCCCGGGTGCGGCCCGATCGCTCTGGGCGCCCTCCCGTTCGATCCGGCGTCCGTGGCCACCGTGGTGGTGCCCCGGGAGGTGCTCGGCCGCTCTCCGGACGGCGCGGCCTGGTACACCGTGGTCTCCGCCGAGGGTGACGACCCCGGTCCATCGTGGGTCTCGCGGCACCCTGACGAGGCCGACCGGCCTCGGCCCCCCGACGACTTCCGGCTCACTGCCGCCCGTCCCCACCAGGAGTGGGTCGATGCGATCGCGGCGGCGGTGGACACCATCGCAAGCGGCCGGCTGCGCAAGGTGGTGCTGGCCCGGGAGGTGACCGTCGAGGCCAACCGGCGCATCCATCCGGTGGACGTCCTCGGCCGTCTCCGGGCGCTGTACCCGTCGTGCATGATCTTCTCGGTCGAAGGATTCGTCGGCGCCAGTCCCGAGCTCCTGGTGGGCCGCTTCGGCGATGCCGTTCGCTCCCAGCCGATGGCGGGGACGATCCCGCGCAGCGGCGACCCGACGGTCGACGCCCGGCTGGCCGCCGGGCTGCTGGCGTCCCCCAAGGACCGCGAGGAGCATGCGTTGGTCGTCGAGGAGGTGGCCGCCGGCCTGACGCCGTACTGCGCCTCCCTCGACGTGCCGGCGGCGCCGTCCATCGTCCCGTTGCGCAACGTCTCGCACCTCGGGACCCTTCTCACCGGCGTCGTGGCCGCCGGTGCCCCGTCGGCCATCCGCCTGGCGCGCGCCCTGCACCCCACCCCGGCGGTGGCGGGGACGCCGACGGCCGACGCCGTCGCCTACATCGCCGCCGTCGAGGGCCTCGACCGCGGCCGGTTCGCCGGGCCCGTCGGCTGGGTCGACGCCAACGGCGACGGCGAGTGGGCCGTCGGCGTGCGCTCGGCCGAGCTGGACGGGAATCGGGCCCGGTTGTTCGCCGGCGTCGGCGTGGTGGCCGACTCGGAACCGGAGGCTGAGCTGGCGGAGACCCAGCTCAAGCTCCAAGCCCTTCTGGCCGCCGTCGTCCGGCCGTAGGGCCCCGAGGCCGCGCCCGCCTGCCTGCCGCCCCCGCACGGCCCGCCTCGGTCCCGCCCGCCAGACGCGCGACTGGTCGGCCGATGGGTGCCGCGCCTGCACGCACTGACCGGTGCCGCGTCCGCTCGGACTTCGTGCGCCGGCGGCCGTTGTGCGGCGGTCAGGCGCCCAGCGCGTCGCCCACTGCGCGGTTGAGCTGGGCGTGGAGGGCGGCGTTGGCAGCGCGCCCGGGAGTGCGGGCCACGAAGACGCGAACGCCCTGCGGGCGGCGGGCGGCCGCCGCCGCCACCTCGTCCACGGTCGACACGGCACCGGCCTCGACGCCGTGGGCACGGGCCACCGCCGCCAGGTCGAGGCCGTGGGGAGTGCCGAGCAGCCGCTCGAACCGGGCCTCGCTGAGCGACGTCGCCTGGGGGAGGAAGGAGAAGATGCCGCCCCCGTCGTTGTCGACCACCACGATGGTCGCGTCGACGCCCGTGCCCGTTCCCGGCGGGATCAGCAAACCGTTGCTGTCGTGCAGGAAGGCCAGATCGCCCACCACGGCAACGGTGTGCCCGCCTCCGGCCACCGCCGTGCCGAGGGCGGTGGAGACCACCCCGTCGATCCCGTTGGCCCCCCGGTTGGCGAGCACCCGCAAGGCGGAGCGGGGACGGCCGTACCACTCGACGTCGCGAATCGGCATGGACGACGACACGAACAGCGTTGCTCCGGCCGGAAGGGCGTCGACGACGGACCGGGCGATGCCCGGCTCGGTCAGCCCGGAACCGGCAAGGGTGGCGTCGAGGGCGCCTTGGGCCGCCGCCTCCGCGGCCATCCACTCCCTGGTCCAGTCCTCGGGGCCCGGCGCGGGCCCGGCGCCGGCCACCGCCTCGACCACGGCGGTCGGGTCGGCGGCCACCACCGTGGTGGCCGACCGCCCGGGGTCCAGCCAGGCGTTGTTCGGGTCCACCAGGTACTGCGGCACGTCGAGACCGGCCAGCCACTCCCCCACCACCCGGGACGCCCATGGCGCGCCGAGGCGCAGGACGAGATCGGGGCGGTGCCCATCGGCGAAGGTGGGAACGCGCAGGAGCGCGTCGGCCGCCGCCACCGTGGTGGGGCGTCCGAGCCTGCAGCCCGAGCGGGGGTCCGCCAGCACCGGCCAGCCCACCGCCTCGGCCAGCCGGTGCACCGCATCCGGGTCGCCTGCGCCCGCCCCCGCCACGATGAGGCCCCGGGCTCCGGCGCCGGCCAGCGCGGCTGTCACCTCGGCCGGTGCGGGCACCGACCCCGCGGTCCGTACGTGCCAGGCCGCCCCACCCCGGCGCCCGGCGACCGTCCGGTCGGGTTCGCCCGTCAGCGGCTCACGGAAGGCCAGGTTGAGATGGACGGGACCGGGACCGGCCGGGTTGGCGGTCGCCTCCGCCACGGCGCGGGCGGCAAGCGAGCGCCAGCTGCCGGCGCCGGCGTCGTCCGCCACGCCGGGCGCATGCGCCCACCGCACTGCTCCGGCGAAGAGGTGGTCCTGCTCCACCGTCTGCGGCGCCCCGACGTGGTGCAGGTCGGGCGGGCGGTCGGCGGTGCACGCGATGAGCGGCACTCGGGCCTGATGGGCCTCCACCACCGCAGGGTGCAGCTCGGCCGCCGCCGTCCCGCTCGTGGTGAGGACCAGGGCCGGCCGGCCCGAGGCAAGGCCGAGGCCGAGGGCGAAGAAGGCGGCCGAGCGCTCGTCGAGGACGACGTGCAGCCGCAGGCGCCCGTCGGCGGCCAGGGCGACGGCGAGCGGGGTGGACCGCGATCCGGGGGCGACGACCGCCTCGGTGACGCCGTTGCGCGCCCACTCGTCGACCAGAGTGGCGGCGAAGGCGTCTTGTAGCGTCACCCGCCATGTCCGAGCGCGTGATCCTGGTCCACGGTTTCACCCAGACGGGGGCCTCGTGGGACCCGATCGTCTCGATGCTCCCCTACCGGTACGAGTCCGTCACGCCGGACCTGCCGGGCCACGGCGCCCGGAGCGACGTGCACGTCGGGCTGGACGCGGCGGCCCGGCTGCTCGGCGAGGACGGCGGCTTCGGTACCTACGTGGGGTACTCGCTCGGTGGGCGGGTCGCCCTGCGCCTGGCGCTCGACCGGCCCGACCTGGTGAAGCGGCTGGTGCTGGTGAGCGCCTCCGCCGGCATCGAGGACGACGAGGACCGGGCCGCCCGCCGCCACGCCGACGAGGCGCTGGCCGCCGTGATCGAGGAAGAGGGCGTGGAGCCGTTCCTGGCCGAGTGGTTGGCCCAGCCGCTGTTCGCGACGCTCGCGCCCGAGCGCTGGGGCCTGGACGCACGGCGTCGGAACACTCCCGCCGGCCTGGCCGCCTCGCTGCGCCTCCTCGGGCAGGGATCCATGGAGCCCCTGTGGCGACGCCTGCTCGACCTGCGGATGCCCGTGCTGATCGTGGCCGGGGAGCTCGACGAGCGCTACTGCCTCCAAGCCGTCCACCTCGGCGGCTGGATGGGCGAGGTCGCCAGCCTGGCTCTTGTTCCCGGTGCCGGCCACGCCTGCCACCTCGAGCAGCCCGAACGGTTCGTGAACCTGCTCCTCGCCTTCCTCGGGACGGACGGGCATGGGCACGACGACGGGCACGAGCACTGAGTCTGTCTCCAGGAGCCTCCGTCCGTCGACCTGCGCCCCGGCGTACTCCCCCCCATGGCGGCGGGCGTCCCCTGTTGCACTGGATGTTGTTTCGTGCTATTCCATGAAAATGCTGTTCGTCAAGCGTGGTAAACGAATCGACGCCGAGGCGGAAGCCCTCGAGGTGGGACGCCATCCGGGAGTCGTGGCTCTCGTCGACGTGCTCGACGGCGCTCTTCGCACCGACCTGGTCAAGGGCGCCCGACATGTGACCGAGGCGGGGCCGCTGACGCCCAACGAGGTGGCCGGCGTGGTCGCCTCGGTGGCGGCCACGCTCGCCGATCTGCACGACCGCGGCATCGTCCACGGTGGCCTCGACGCCTCGCACGTCCTTCTGGCCACCGACGGTCGGCCGATCCTCTGCAGCCTCGGCAGGGGTGGCGAGCCAGCCGACGACGTGGGCGCCCTCGGCGAGCTGGCCGGTGCCCTGCTGGCCGCCGGCCGCCCCGAGGAGGAGCCGCCGGCCCGTAGGACCCGGCTCGGCGCCGGCCGCCGCCCGGCGCGCCTCGGGGAGATGCTGGCGCCCTCGGCCCGCCCGGCGCTGGCCGCGCTGATCGCCGAGGCGACGGCGGCCGAACCCGACCGCCGGCCCACGGCCC
Coding sequences within it:
- a CDS encoding DUF3152 domain-containing protein yields the protein MRRRGRWPAVAGLAAGLALAACGDQGGREATAPAHRRPAETTTAARPAATSSSSPVPAPTPTSAPAAAPATMGRVPARAGPTAAHTTTAATAVASPPAIVEVAFRIERRVEDAATEGFEAEVEATLLDPRGWTRAGFRLVRRDDAPYLVVLAEGPEVDRLCLPHDTYGEYSCQRSETVALNAERWREATPQWTGDLHTYRQMLVNHEFGHLLGQPHPKPQCPRPGQPAPLMAQQSTELDGCLPNPWPLEEEIAAAARHDRPLAPL
- a CDS encoding ubiquinone/menaquinone biosynthesis methyltransferase; this translates as MARLSASAAEPLPQGDAKVQAVREMFDAIAPRYDLVNRIMTFRMDVGWRRATVRSLGLSPSSVVVDVAAGTGDLCRELEHAGLHAVGVDMSWGMLAHAATDAPLVQADALRLPFPDGSAGGLTCGFALRNFVDLGAFVAEAARVLRAGGRLGLLEVAAPANPVLRWGHGVYFGHVVPRIGGLLSDAPAYRYLPRSVAYLPPTPTLLKMIRDAGFAAVERRLLSGGIAQLVTATRAGR
- a CDS encoding isochorismate synthase; this translates as MTPGARSGSVDTSSPTRPDVEVARAAGLVARTVAIPDDDVDLLDFAGDDGLLFEREGCGLAGRGVALRVDAAAADDVLAAMTSRDDVGRPGCGPIALGALPFDPASVATVVVPREVLGRSPDGAAWYTVVSAEGDDPGPSWVSRHPDEADRPRPPDDFRLTAARPHQEWVDAIAAAVDTIASGRLRKVVLAREVTVEANRRIHPVDVLGRLRALYPSCMIFSVEGFVGASPELLVGRFGDAVRSQPMAGTIPRSGDPTVDARLAAGLLASPKDREEHALVVEEVAAGLTPYCASLDVPAAPSIVPLRNVSHLGTLLTGVVAAGAPSAIRLARALHPTPAVAGTPTADAVAYIAAVEGLDRGRFAGPVGWVDANGDGEWAVGVRSAELDGNRARLFAGVGVVADSEPEAELAETQLKLQALLAAVVRP
- the menD gene encoding 2-succinyl-5-enolpyruvyl-6-hydroxy-3-cyclohexene-1-carboxylic-acid synthase, translating into MTLQDAFAATLVDEWARNGVTEAVVAPGSRSTPLAVALAADGRLRLHVVLDERSAAFFALGLGLASGRPALVLTTSGTAAAELHPAVVEAHQARVPLIACTADRPPDLHHVGAPQTVEQDHLFAGAVRWAHAPGVADDAGAGSWRSLAARAVAEATANPAGPGPVHLNLAFREPLTGEPDRTVAGRRGGAAWHVRTAGSVPAPAEVTAALAGAGARGLIVAGAGAGDPDAVHRLAEAVGWPVLADPRSGCRLGRPTTVAAADALLRVPTFADGHRPDLVLRLGAPWASRVVGEWLAGLDVPQYLVDPNNAWLDPGRSATTVVAADPTAVVEAVAGAGPAPGPEDWTREWMAAEAAAQGALDATLAGSGLTEPGIARSVVDALPAGATLFVSSSMPIRDVEWYGRPRSALRVLANRGANGIDGVVSTALGTAVAGGGHTVAVVGDLAFLHDSNGLLIPPGTGTGVDATIVVVDNDGGGIFSFLPQATSLSEARFERLLGTPHGLDLAAVARAHGVEAGAVSTVDEVAAAAARRPQGVRVFVARTPGRAANAALHAQLNRAVGDALGA
- a CDS encoding alpha/beta fold hydrolase; this translates as MSERVILVHGFTQTGASWDPIVSMLPYRYESVTPDLPGHGARSDVHVGLDAAARLLGEDGGFGTYVGYSLGGRVALRLALDRPDLVKRLVLVSASAGIEDDEDRAARRHADEALAAVIEEEGVEPFLAEWLAQPLFATLAPERWGLDARRRNTPAGLAASLRLLGQGSMEPLWRRLLDLRMPVLIVAGELDERYCLQAVHLGGWMGEVASLALVPGAGHACHLEQPERFVNLLLAFLGTDGHGHDDGHEH